Proteins encoded together in one Arvicanthis niloticus isolate mArvNil1 chromosome 7, mArvNil1.pat.X, whole genome shotgun sequence window:
- the LOC117712378 gene encoding whey acidic protein-like has protein sequence MRCFISLVLGLLALEVALARNLQEQVVNSVQSMCPEASSSEETGCIDCQSNEECAQNAMCCPSSCGRTCQTPVNSDAPKAGRCPWDLSQMITAGPCPKAALCSHDNECTGNMKCCNVGCVMKCKSPQPEIPFQ, from the exons ATGCGTTGCTTCATCAGCCTTGTTCTTGGCCTGCTGGCCCTGGAGGTAGCCCTTGCCCGGAACCTACAGGAACAAGTCGTCAACTCAG TTCAGTCTATGTGCCCTGAAGCCAGCTCCAGTGAGGAAACAGGGTGTATCGACTGTCAATCCAACGAGGAGTGTGCCCAGAATGCCATGTGTTGTCCCAGTTCCTGTGGCAGGACCTGCCAAACTCCTGTCAACA GCGATGCTCCAAAAGCTGGCCGCTGCCCCTGGGATCTATCCCAGATGATCACAGCTGGGCCATGCCCAAAGGCTGCACTCTGCTCCCATGACAATGAATGTACTGGCAACATGAAATGCTGCAACGTTGGCTGTGTCATGAAATGTAAAAGCCCACAACCAG AGATACCCTTTCAGTGA
- the Tbrg4 gene encoding FAST kinase domain-containing protein 4, whose translation MAVRLMKQCTCLLREATRLVPTVAPVARLRLAGVACKTLNSSASSPSTGSLTELLGKEQVFTPYPEHQEVNYLIEKATRPEELLELLGGDHSLHHNHAALILIRLSYLLSEKPKEKALLVEDARFQQLVRLVDSQITSVWHGTLVKLLRSLYTLGLPRISKELQSVEQEVRWRLRRLKYKHLVFLVESCASFMKRQHSQELLAELLMHLERRWTEINDSRTLVTMMTMAGHLSESLMNHLEDKCLELVEQFGPDELRKVLVTLAAQSRRSVPLLRAISYHLVQKPFPMTKGMLLDLAYAYGKLSFHQTQVSQRLAADLLPFIPSMTPGEVARCAKSFAFLKWLNLPLFEAFTQHLLSRVEDVSLSHLCSILLAFARLNFHPEQEDQFFSLVHEKLDSMLGSLEPALQVDLVWALCVLQQVQEAELQTVLHPGLYTRFLENKSPKDQSTFQKLVHINTTALLEYPEYKGPFLPASAVAPSPSPSNKKMTPLQKELQETLKTLLGNTDKGSLEVATQYGWVLDGEVLLDADGHFLPLRDFVAPHLAQPVGNQPLPPGAKRIAFLRWEFPNFNSRSKDLLGRFVLARRHVLAAGFLVVDVPYYEWLDLKSEWQKSAYLKDKMRKTVAEELAK comes from the exons ATGGCAGTTCGTCTGATGAAGCAGTGCACCTGCCTGCTTAGAGAAGCTACCCGCCTAGTTCCTACCGTTGCTCCAGTTGCCCGACTAAGACTTGCTGGAGTGGCCTGTAAGACTTTGAATTCCTCTGCCAGTTCCCCCTCGACAGGTTCCTTGACGGAATTGTTGGGAAAGGAGCAGGTGTTCACTCCCTACCCAGAGCACCAAGAGGTGAACTACCTCATTGAGAAAGCCACCAGGCCAGAGGAGCTGCTGGAACTGCTCGGTGGTGATCATAGCCTGCACCACAATCATGCGGCCCTCATACTCATCCGGCTGTCATACCTGCTGTCTGAGAAGCCAAAGGAAAAGGCCTTGCTTGTAGAGGATGCTCGCTTTCAGCAGCTTGTCAGGCTAGTTGACAGTCAG ATAACTTCTGTCTGGCATGGGACCCTTGTGAAGCTGCTGCGAAGCCTCTACACACTGGGGCTTCCTCGGATCTCCAAGGAGCTGCAGTCAGTGGAACAGGAAGTGCGCTGGCGTCTGCGGAGGCTCAAGTACAAGCACTTAGTCTTCCTGGTTGAGTCCTGTGCCTCCTTCATGAAGAGGCAGCATTCCCAGGAGCTGCTGGCTGAGCTGCTGATGCACCTGGAGAGGCGCTGGACAGAGATCAATGACAGCCGTACATTGGTGACCATGATGACAATGGCAGGGCACCTCTCAGAGTCACTGATGAACCACCTGGAAGACAAG TGCCTGGAGCTGGTGGAGCAGTTTGGCCCTGATGAGCTGCGGAAGGTGCTAGTGACGCTGGCAGCACAGAGCCGGCGGTCGGTGCCCTTGCTGCGGGCCATCTCCTACCACCTGGTACAGAAGCCCTTCCCGATGACAAAAGGCATGCTCCTGGACCTGGCCTACGCCTATG GTAAGCTCAGTTTCCACCAAACCCAAGTGTCCCAGCGCCTAGCTGCTGACCTCCTACCCTTCATTCCCAGCATGACACCTGGAGAAGTGGCCCGCTGCGCCAAGTCCTTTGCCTTCCTCAAGTGGCTCAACCTGCCTTTGTTTGAAGCCTTTACGCAG CACCTCCTGAGCAGAGTGGAGGATGTCTCCCTGTCCCATCTGTGCAGCATTCTTCTTGCCTTTGCCCGGCTGAACTTCCACCCTGAACAAGAGGATCAGTTCTTCAGCTTG GTGCATGAGAAGCTGGACTCCATGCTGGGGAGCCTGGAGCCAGCCCTGCAGGTGGACCTGGTGTGGGCACTGTGTGTGCTGCAGCAAGTGCAAGAAGCAGAGCTACAAACAGTTCTCCATCCTGGACTCTACACACGATTTCTAG AGAACAAGTCTCCAAAGGACCAGAGTACCTTCCAGAAATTGGTCCATATCAACACTACTGCCCTGCTGGAGTACCCTGAATATAAAGGCCCTTTCCTGCCAGCCTCAGCTGTTGCCCCCAGTCCCTCACCCTCTAACAAGAAGATGACACCCCTACAGAAGGAGCTGCAGGAGACACTGAAGACACTGCTGGGGAACACTGACAAGGGCAGCCTGGAGGTGGCCACACAGTATGGCTGGGTGCTGG ATGGAGAGGTGCTCCTGGATGCTGATGGCCACTTTCTGCCCCTAAGAGATTTTGTTGCTCCTCACCTTGCCCAGCCAGTTGGGAACCAGCCACTACCCCCAGGAGCTAAAAG GATCGCTTTTCTACGCTGGGAGTTCCCCAACTTCAACAGCCGAAGCAAGGACTTGTTGGGCCGTTTTGTCCTGGCCCGTCGACATGTGCTGGCTGCAGGCTTCCTGGTGGTAGAT GTCCCATATTATGAATGGTTGGATCTGAAGTCTGAATGGCAGAAAAGCGCCTACCTCAAGGACAAGATGCGGAAAACAGTGGCCGAGGAGCTAGCCAAATGA